A window from Thermococcus sp. encodes these proteins:
- a CDS encoding ATP-binding protein: MRLGDLSYMNPWWEDKEDYHVKRWREQKIHWWPNWLDELSLEPFSLNFVLGPRQVGKTTGIKLLIQELLRDNPPESILYLNVEVLPSHRELLELLREFKGLKNKEGIETGYIFLDEVTSLEGWWRGVKPLIDAGLLERDVVTVTGSSSLRARRDIEFFPGRRGKGRTIEVMPLSFPEYVEIMGLKRPELRREKVLELF; the protein is encoded by the coding sequence GGAGGACAAAGAGGACTACCACGTAAAGCGCTGGAGAGAGCAGAAAATCCATTGGTGGCCGAATTGGCTCGACGAACTCTCGCTCGAACCCTTCTCCCTCAACTTCGTCCTCGGCCCGAGGCAGGTTGGGAAAACCACCGGGATAAAGCTCCTGATTCAGGAACTCCTGAGGGATAACCCGCCGGAGTCAATTCTCTACCTCAACGTCGAGGTACTGCCAAGCCACCGCGAGCTTTTAGAACTTCTCCGCGAATTCAAGGGGCTTAAAAATAAGGAAGGAATTGAAACAGGTTACATCTTTCTCGATGAAGTTACCTCACTTGAAGGCTGGTGGCGCGGGGTTAAACCCCTCATAGATGCTGGCCTCTTGGAGAGAGATGTAGTTACGGTTACCGGCTCAAGCTCCCTGAGGGCTAGAAGGGATATTGAATTCTTTCCGGGCAGGAGGGGAAAGGGAAGGACAATAGAGGTAATGCCCCTCTCATTTCCGGAGTACGTCGAGATAATGGGACTAAAGAGGCCAGAACTGCGGAGGGAAAAAGTCTTGGAGCTTTTCA